GGCCTGACGCATCTCCTTGACGTAGCGGGCCGCGACGGACAGGACGAAAGCGAGTTCCGGACGATTCACGATGTGACTCTCGATGCGACCGACCTCGTGGCGCGCCTCAACAACCACGCCGACAAAATCGAGGCTGTCCACGTCGTCGAGAGCGACGTGCTGGACGTTTCGACCGAGGCGGACCACGACTCCGTGACCGGCGCGCTCGAAGCCGAACTCGGCGAGGACGCGGTTCGCTCGGTCGATGTCTACGACGAGTACGAGGCGACGCGCCCGTAACCCATGTCTCAGACCGAACTCGGCACGTACGACGCTGACGAAGGCGATTCCGACAGCCACGGGGAGACACGCCGATGTCTCTCACTGACCGTCTCGGGACCGTGGGGCCACTTCCGCCATGTCGATGGTAACACCATCAAGCGGACCTACCGAATTATGCCCCGGACGACCGTCGCGGGACTGCTCGCCGCAATCGCGGGCTACGACCGCGATAGCTACTACGACCTGTTCGCTCGCGGTGAGTCCGGCATCGCCATCGAGCCGACCAGCGAGATTCGAACGATGAACCTGCCCGAAAACAGCCTGACGACCTCCGGCGAAGGGTTGAAGACGGTCAACAGTCGCGGGAAGGTCTCCATTACCTACCCGGACCCGAGTGCCGACCGACAGCGCGTCAACTACGAGGTGCTAGTAGACCCCGAGTACCGAATCGACGTGTGGCTAGCCGACGGCGAGGCCTACGACCACCTCAAGTCGGTTCTCGACGCCGGAAAATCGTACTACACGCCCTCGCTCGGCCTTTCGGAGCATCTGGCCGAAATTGAGTATCACGGCGAGAAGAGCGCAGAGCCGGTGGCGGTGGATGGAACCGCGAGAGTCGATTCCGCGATTCCGGACGCCGATGGCGTCGTTCCCGACGCGGGCGTGACCTACGGCACCGAGCGCTCGCCGGGATACATGACTCGGACCTCCGGAGAAGGCGAGTTCACCGGTCGGAAGACCACCGGGTTTCTGACCTACACCTACAGTCCCGAGTGCGACGCGCTCGAAGTACGGGGCGTTGACCCCGCGAAGGTCGGCGACCGAACGGTGGTCTTCGTGTGAGCGACGGCTACGACGCGGTCCTCTCTCACACCTCGGACGTAGAGGACGACCCCGAAGGTCTCGGGTCGGTCTGGCTCGAAACCCACCTCTGTGAGGTCGGCGAGCGCGCCCGGAAACTCGTTCTCGACGGGGCGACGACCAGCGAAGGCGACGACCTCGGAGAACTCGCAGAGCTGTTGGGTCGGCTTCACGACATCGGGAAACTCACGACGTTCTTTCAGGAACACGTCCGCGGCGGGTCTCCCGAGGAAGCGACTCACCACGCCCGACTCGGCGCGTTCGTGGCCTACTACGCGCTCGACGAGTGTGGTTACAGCCAGCAGACGCGCATCGCGGGCACGGTTGCGGTCTGGAAACACCACGGGGCGCTTCCGGACGTGGAGACCGGCCTCAAAGACGAACTCAGTGACGACACCGAGACCGGGCCGTACGGCGAGGTATGTAAGCAAGCCGGGAACATACAGCGACACCGACCCGACCTCGCCGACCGTCTCTTGGCCGACGCAATCGGAGACGGCGCGACCGACGACGCGCCCTCGTGGTCGGAGTTCCTCAGGAGCGTCCCCGACGTGCGAAAAGCTATCCGAGACGCACCGACACTGTCGAACTCGTGGGGCGCGCCCTCTGACGTGATAACCGAGGACACCTACACCGATACGGTCCAACTGTCGAGCGCGCTCGTCCTCGCCGACAAGTCGTGTGCTGGCAAGATAACGGATGAGCGATTGAAACCCGAGACGGCCGAACTGAACGACCTCAAGTCACATCTTGACGACCTCGGTGGCGACCCGAAAAACGACGAGGAGGAAACGCTCA
This genomic stretch from Halorussus pelagicus harbors:
- the cas5b gene encoding type I-B CRISPR-associated protein Cas5b, giving the protein MSQTELGTYDADEGDSDSHGETRRCLSLTVSGPWGHFRHVDGNTIKRTYRIMPRTTVAGLLAAIAGYDRDSYYDLFARGESGIAIEPTSEIRTMNLPENSLTTSGEGLKTVNSRGKVSITYPDPSADRQRVNYEVLVDPEYRIDVWLADGEAYDHLKSVLDAGKSYYTPSLGLSEHLAEIEYHGEKSAEPVAVDGTARVDSAIPDADGVVPDAGVTYGTERSPGYMTRTSGEGEFTGRKTTGFLTYTYSPECDALEVRGVDPAKVGDRTVVFV